A genomic window from Flavobacterium johnsoniae includes:
- the lpxD gene encoding UDP-3-O-(3-hydroxymyristoyl)glucosamine N-acyltransferase, whose protein sequence is MKFTAEQIAGILEGEVVGNPNAEVSKLSKIEEGENGSLTFLANPKYINYIYSTKATVTIVNETFVPEQEITTTLIKVEDAYAAFSKLLHFYNQVKLNKTGIEPQSFMSEGTKYGENLYLGSFSYIGQNVVLGDNVKIYPNSFIGDNVVIGNNVFIFAGAKIYSETVIGNDCTIHSGVIIGADGFGFAPNENGEYSKVPQIGNVILEDNVDVGANTTIDRATLGSTIIRKGVKLDNQIQIAHNVEIGKNTVIAAQSGVAGSTKIGENCMIGGQVGIAGHLIIGNNVRLQAQSGVARNIKDDEVLQGTPSLGYTDFNKSYVHFKNLPKIVAEVEELKKQIINPKNGNNG, encoded by the coding sequence ATGAAATTTACAGCAGAACAAATAGCAGGAATTTTAGAAGGAGAAGTTGTTGGGAATCCCAATGCAGAAGTTTCTAAGCTTTCCAAAATCGAAGAGGGCGAAAATGGATCGCTTACTTTTTTGGCTAATCCAAAGTATATCAATTATATATACAGCACAAAAGCGACTGTTACAATTGTTAACGAGACCTTTGTTCCAGAACAAGAAATTACTACTACATTAATAAAGGTAGAAGATGCTTATGCGGCATTTTCTAAGCTTTTACACTTTTATAATCAAGTTAAATTAAATAAAACAGGTATCGAACCTCAGTCATTTATGTCTGAAGGAACTAAATATGGAGAAAATCTTTATTTAGGAAGCTTCAGTTACATCGGACAAAATGTTGTTCTAGGTGATAATGTGAAAATTTATCCAAACAGTTTTATTGGAGATAACGTTGTTATTGGTAATAATGTTTTCATTTTTGCTGGTGCAAAAATCTATTCAGAAACAGTTATTGGTAATGATTGTACAATTCACTCAGGCGTTATAATCGGAGCTGATGGTTTTGGCTTTGCTCCAAATGAAAATGGAGAATATAGTAAAGTACCTCAAATCGGAAACGTTATTCTTGAAGATAATGTTGATGTTGGAGCTAATACTACAATTGACAGAGCAACTCTTGGTTCTACAATTATTAGAAAAGGAGTGAAGTTAGACAATCAGATTCAGATTGCTCATAATGTAGAAATCGGAAAAAATACTGTGATAGCTGCTCAAAGTGGTGTTGCAGGTTCTACTAAAATTGGAGAAAACTGCATGATTGGAGGTCAGGTAGGTATCGCAGGGCATTTAATTATAGGTAATAATGTTAGACTTCAAGCGCAATCTGGAGTTGCTAGAAACATTAAAGATGATGAAGTTTTGCAAGGAACTCCATCACTTGGATATACTGATTTTAATAAATCTTATGTTCATTTTAAAAATCTGCCTAAAATTGTGGCCGAAGTTGAAGAATTAAAAAAACAAATAATAAACCCAAAAAATGGAAATAATGGTTAA
- a CDS encoding HD domain-containing protein yields the protein MTQINKLKIFNDPIYGFITIPNELVYDLIQHPYFQRLRRISQMGLSYLVYPGANHTRFHHALGCMHLMKKAIDTLRFKDVVISEDEENALLIAILLHDIGHGPFSHAMERSIVEDVHHEAISLLFMNQLNEEFEGRLSLAIQVFKGEYHRKFMLQLISSQLDMDRMDYLKRDSFYTGVAEGNVNSERLIQMMNVENDVLVIEEKGIYSVEKFLLSRRLMYWQAYLHKTSLVAELILMKVLKRAKELILKGIDLPCSEPLSYFMHNKITLENFDAEKLDLFAQLDDFDIISALKAWQRNDDFVLSTLSKMIINRDLLKIKMSAEKVSVEESQALKEKFASQHHISQLDAGYFIFRGKIKNQAYSKEAEPIRILKKDKTIEDVVEASDQLNLKSLSKLVTKYYICFPKQLI from the coding sequence GTGACTCAGATCAATAAACTCAAAATATTCAACGATCCCATATATGGTTTTATAACGATTCCGAATGAGCTTGTTTACGATTTAATTCAGCATCCTTATTTTCAGCGTCTTCGTCGAATCTCACAAATGGGATTGTCTTATTTGGTATATCCGGGCGCTAATCATACTCGTTTTCATCATGCTTTAGGATGTATGCATTTGATGAAAAAAGCAATTGATACGCTTCGTTTTAAAGATGTTGTGATTTCTGAAGATGAAGAAAATGCTTTATTGATTGCTATTTTACTGCATGATATTGGGCACGGACCATTTTCTCATGCTATGGAAAGAAGTATTGTTGAAGATGTTCATCATGAGGCGATTTCATTATTATTTATGAATCAGCTAAATGAAGAATTTGAAGGGAGATTGAGTCTAGCAATTCAGGTGTTTAAAGGAGAATATCATAGAAAGTTTATGTTGCAATTGATTTCAAGTCAATTGGATATGGATCGAATGGATTACTTGAAACGTGATAGTTTTTATACAGGAGTTGCAGAAGGAAATGTAAATTCTGAACGTTTGATTCAAATGATGAATGTTGAAAATGACGTGTTGGTTATTGAAGAAAAAGGAATTTATTCTGTTGAAAAATTTCTGCTTTCAAGAAGATTAATGTATTGGCAGGCTTATTTACATAAAACGAGTTTGGTTGCCGAATTAATTTTAATGAAAGTGTTGAAAAGAGCCAAAGAATTAATTTTAAAAGGAATTGATCTTCCGTGCAGCGAACCGCTTTCTTATTTCATGCATAACAAAATAACGCTTGAAAATTTTGATGCAGAAAAGCTTGATTTGTTTGCACAATTAGATGATTTTGACATTATAAGCGCCTTGAAAGCTTGGCAGAGAAATGATGATTTTGTTTTGAGTACTTTAAGTAAAATGATCATAAATAGAGATTTACTGAAAATTAAAATGAGTGCGGAGAAAGTTTCTGTTGAAGAATCTCAAGCTTTAAAAGAGAAATTTGCAAGTCAGCATCATATCAGCCAATTAGATGCTGGTTATTTTATTTTTAGAGGAAAAATAAAAAATCAAGCATATAGCAAAGAAGCAGAACCTATTCGAATTTTGAAAAAAGATAAAACAATTGAAGATGTTGTTGAAGCTTCTGATCAGCTGAATTTGAAATCGTTATCTAAATTGGTAACAAAATATTATATCTGTTTTCCAAAACAACTTATCTAA
- a CDS encoding bifunctional response regulator/alkaline phosphatase family protein gives MDKIKILWVDDEIDLLKPHILFLEKKNYEVTTCNNGLDAIALFEENSFDIVFLDENMPGMSGLETLSEMKEKKSAIPMIMITKSEEEYIMEEAIGSKIADYLIKPVNPNQILLSLKKNLDDSRLITEKTTLDYQKEFRKIAMELAMVNSYEDWIELYKKLLFWELKLEDINDTAMIEILESQKVEANSQFGKFIERNYEDWFAPKADKPIQSNTLFKELVVPELKKKDKPILFVVIDNLRYDQWKSFESVVSNYYKLEKEVPYYSILPTATQYARNSIFSGLMPLEMEKQFPEYWKNDVEDGGKNLYEAEFLSAQLKRLGLNIKEDYFKITNYSGGKKLAENFKALKGNDLVTVVYNFVDMLSHAKTEMEVVKELASDDKAYRSLTLSWFKNSPLLEIIQQAQLLGFKLILTTDHGTINVKNPSKVVGDKNTSLNLRYKTGRSLTYEQKDVYVVKEPKTIGLPAINMSSSFIFAKNDFFLAYVNNYNHYVSYYKNTYQHGGISLEEMIIPFLVFNPK, from the coding sequence ATGGATAAGATAAAAATACTTTGGGTCGATGATGAAATCGATCTTTTAAAGCCCCACATATTATTTCTAGAAAAAAAGAATTACGAAGTTACAACTTGCAATAACGGACTTGATGCTATTGCTTTGTTTGAAGAGAATAGCTTTGATATTGTTTTTTTGGATGAAAACATGCCTGGAATGAGCGGATTGGAAACACTTTCTGAAATGAAAGAAAAAAAATCTGCTATTCCTATGATTATGATCACCAAGAGCGAAGAAGAATATATTATGGAAGAAGCCATTGGTTCTAAAATCGCCGATTATTTGATTAAACCTGTAAATCCGAATCAGATCTTGTTGAGTTTGAAAAAAAATCTGGATGATTCTAGATTAATTACAGAAAAAACAACTTTAGATTATCAGAAAGAATTCAGGAAAATCGCTATGGAATTAGCCATGGTTAATTCTTATGAAGATTGGATTGAATTGTATAAAAAATTACTTTTTTGGGAATTAAAACTAGAAGATATCAACGACACAGCGATGATCGAAATTCTAGAATCTCAAAAAGTAGAAGCCAATTCTCAATTCGGTAAATTTATTGAAAGAAACTACGAAGATTGGTTTGCGCCAAAAGCAGATAAACCAATACAGTCCAATACTTTATTTAAAGAACTGGTTGTTCCTGAACTTAAAAAGAAAGACAAACCAATTCTTTTTGTTGTAATTGACAATCTTCGTTACGATCAATGGAAATCTTTTGAATCTGTTGTGTCAAATTATTACAAGTTAGAAAAAGAAGTTCCTTATTATTCTATTCTTCCAACCGCTACGCAGTACGCAAGAAATTCAATTTTTTCTGGTTTGATGCCTTTAGAAATGGAAAAACAATTTCCGGAGTATTGGAAAAATGATGTAGAAGATGGCGGAAAAAATCTTTACGAAGCCGAATTTTTATCTGCTCAATTAAAAAGATTGGGACTTAACATTAAAGAAGATTATTTTAAAATCACTAATTATTCGGGAGGTAAAAAATTAGCCGAAAACTTTAAAGCCTTAAAAGGCAATGATTTGGTGACCGTAGTTTACAATTTTGTCGACATGCTTTCCCACGCTAAAACTGAAATGGAAGTTGTAAAAGAACTAGCTTCAGACGATAAAGCTTATCGTTCGCTAACATTGAGCTGGTTTAAAAATTCGCCTTTGTTAGAAATTATTCAGCAAGCACAACTTTTAGGTTTCAAACTGATTTTAACAACCGATCACGGAACAATTAATGTAAAAAATCCGTCGAAAGTTGTGGGAGATAAAAATACAAGTCTAAATTTGCGTTACAAAACTGGACGAAGTTTAACGTATGAACAAAAAGATGTTTACGTAGTAAAAGAACCTAAAACAATTGGTTTGCCTGCAATAAACATGAGTAGTTCGTTTATTTTTGCCAAAAATGATTTCTTTTTGGCGTATGTAAACAATTACAATCATTATGTGAGTTATTATAAAAATACGTACCAGCATGGCGGAATTTCGTTGGAAGAAATGATTATTCCATTTTTGGTATTTAACCCAAAATAA
- the tsaE gene encoding tRNA (adenosine(37)-N6)-threonylcarbamoyltransferase complex ATPase subunit type 1 TsaE — protein sequence MNIVFSLDQIQEVAEQIIASNPKKIILFNGEMGVGKTTLIKQLCKSLGVEDATSSPTFSLVNEYYTSNNQIVYHFDFYRLNKETEALDMGVDDYLYSGNWCFIEWSEKIASLIPDEHSTINIKLLEDGKRELQLN from the coding sequence ATGAACATCGTTTTTTCATTAGATCAAATTCAAGAAGTTGCCGAGCAAATTATAGCTTCAAATCCAAAAAAAATCATTCTTTTTAATGGAGAAATGGGAGTTGGAAAAACAACTTTAATTAAACAATTATGCAAAAGTTTAGGAGTTGAAGACGCGACAAGCAGTCCAACCTTTTCTTTAGTTAATGAATACTATACCTCTAATAATCAAATAGTTTATCATTTCGATTTTTATAGATTAAACAAAGAAACAGAAGCTCTTGATATGGGAGTAGATGATTATTTGTATTCTGGTAATTGGTGTTTTATCGAATGGTCTGAAAAAATAGCAAGTTTAATTCCCGACGAACATTCTACAATAAATATTAAATTATTAGAAGACGGAAAAAGAGAGTTGCAATTGAACTAG
- a CDS encoding bifunctional UDP-3-O-[3-hydroxymyristoyl] N-acetylglucosamine deacetylase/3-hydroxyacyl-ACP dehydratase: protein MVKQKTIKNEISLTGVGLHTGKEVTMTFKPAPVNNGFTFVRVDLQGQPVIEADANYVVNTQRGTNLEKLGVKIQTPEHVLAAVVGCDLDNIIIELNASELPIMDGSSKYFVEAIEKAGIEEQDAQRNVYVVKEVISFTDEATGSEILVMPSDEYQVTTMVDFGTKVLGTQNATLKSLSDFKQEIASSRTFSFLHELESLLEHGLIKGGDLNNAIVYVDKEISESTMENLKKAFGKDEISVKPNGVLDNLTLHYPNEAARHKLLDVIGDLSLIGVRIQGKIIANKPGHFVNTQFAKKLAKIIKIEQRNHVPVYDLNQEPLMDIHKIMAMLPHRPPFLLIDRIIEMSDRHVVGLKNVTMNENFFVGHFPEAPVMPGVLIVEAMAQTGGILVLSTVPDPENYLTYFMKIDNVKFKHKVLPGDTLIFKCELISPIRRGICHMQANAYANGKLVTEAELMAQIARKQ from the coding sequence ATGGTTAAACAGAAGACCATCAAAAATGAAATTTCGCTAACAGGAGTTGGTTTACATACTGGAAAAGAAGTTACAATGACTTTTAAACCTGCACCCGTTAATAATGGTTTCACTTTTGTAAGAGTAGATTTGCAAGGTCAACCAGTCATTGAAGCTGATGCTAATTATGTTGTTAATACTCAGAGAGGTACTAATCTTGAGAAATTAGGAGTTAAAATTCAGACTCCAGAGCACGTTTTAGCTGCAGTAGTTGGCTGCGATTTGGATAATATTATTATTGAATTGAATGCCTCTGAACTTCCAATTATGGATGGTTCATCAAAATATTTTGTTGAAGCGATTGAAAAAGCTGGTATCGAAGAGCAAGATGCTCAACGTAATGTATATGTAGTTAAAGAAGTTATCTCATTTACAGACGAAGCAACAGGAAGCGAAATTCTTGTTATGCCAAGCGATGAATATCAAGTAACAACAATGGTAGATTTTGGTACAAAAGTTTTAGGTACTCAAAATGCTACACTTAAAAGTCTTTCTGACTTTAAACAGGAAATTGCAAGCTCAAGAACTTTTAGTTTTCTGCATGAATTAGAATCTTTATTAGAACATGGTTTAATTAAAGGTGGAGATTTAAATAATGCAATTGTATATGTAGATAAAGAAATCTCTGAGTCTACAATGGAAAATTTAAAGAAAGCATTTGGTAAAGATGAAATTTCTGTAAAACCAAATGGCGTTTTGGATAACTTGACTTTGCATTATCCAAACGAAGCGGCAAGGCACAAATTGCTTGATGTTATTGGAGATTTATCTTTAATCGGAGTTCGTATTCAAGGAAAAATTATTGCTAATAAACCAGGGCATTTTGTAAATACTCAATTTGCTAAAAAGCTGGCAAAAATCATTAAAATAGAGCAAAGAAATCATGTTCCAGTTTATGATTTAAATCAAGAACCTTTGATGGATATTCATAAAATTATGGCGATGCTTCCTCACAGACCTCCATTTTTATTGATTGATAGAATTATCGAAATGTCTGATCGTCATGTGGTTGGTTTGAAAAATGTAACGATGAATGAAAATTTCTTCGTAGGACATTTTCCTGAAGCACCGGTTATGCCAGGAGTTTTAATTGTTGAAGCAATGGCGCAAACAGGAGGAATCTTAGTTTTAAGCACTGTTCCAGATCCTGAAAATTATTTGACTTACTTTATGAAAATTGATAATGTAAAATTCAAACATAAAGTATTGCCAGGTGATACCTTAATT